A stretch of DNA from Acanthochromis polyacanthus isolate Apoly-LR-REF ecotype Palm Island chromosome 21, KAUST_Apoly_ChrSc, whole genome shotgun sequence:
TTTAAACATCCTGGTAGCTAACTCTGAAATATTTGTTTGTAGTCTGCTGGTTGCAACAATTCTAACtgtatttaaccctcctgttgttctcactTACGAgccctaaaaaatattgtttccttgtcgtaaaaaaatcccaaaatttagcaaaaaaaaattccccaaatttctgaaaatttgcaaaaccttcaggaagaaaattccaataactccttaaaagtttcccttaaaagttttattttaaaaaatcccccaaatttggcaagaaaattcttggaaatattttccaaaaaagagtaaaaatcctccaaagaaatcctacaaatatctaaagtcatgacatatatatcagtaaaacttctaacattctattgagaacattcacataaaaatcaaccaaaatccagctggattttggttgatttttatgtgaatgttcttaagaaacatttttaacatttcttttttccactgaaaaatgttcaaagatttcccaaaaatgttgaaaatgtggacatcagaagtttctctgtgaaaatctataatttccccacattttcaagctttaaaacgggtcagttttgacccgcaggacgacaacAGGGTTAACGCTGGATCCTGTGTCTGATGAGGACTGTGACTCACTGGTAGTTGTAGGTGAAGGTGTATTGATCCACAGAGCCAGCTctctcctcatcttcctcccagAAACACGTGAAGTCCTTCCTGTTTTCAGCAAAGCATTTGGGGTTTTCTGACTCCTCTTTCAGCAGCATGGAGGCTGAGGAGGTGACATTTGGGTGGCATCAGTGAAGTAGCAGCACCATGTGAACAAACACACCATTAGGATCACTACCACATGACATTTATACTATATGGATATTTCCACTTATTTTTACCTAAAGATTTCGGTTTTATTCAGAATACAAGCAAGAAAAGGCCCAGCAAGGATCATCCTACCTTTCTTTTCGAAATCTCGTGCGCCCTGGACCACGGAACCTGTTCGCGCGGcgcagaaaatcacaaaaagtgcCAACAGTCGACTCAGGTGATCACATGTCATCcttttgtcttctctgtgaACAGAAAGACTCGCGGCCTCTGATGTCCACCTGCATCACTGGAAGAACAACCTGCCACTAACGCGTCTGCCGCAGCTCTCTTTCGGAGGGAaacttgtttttggttttagaTAGCCAAACGTGGATGGCGCAACGCGGCTACGCGCCTGCTGGGGAGCGATAAGGTGCGTAAGGTCGAGCTGTTTACTTTGTACCCGAATGAGTGAAGAACAAGAGGTGGGGCGACAACGTACTACAGAAGTTTTTACTCACTTGGTGACGGGTGGGGGATCACGAGGTCATTGATATGTGCGGTTTGTTTACGGTGGCGCTTGGACGTGCGTAAAAGCGCACACGTGATGTGATtgggatagatggatagatttacagtaaaacccttttctttatttatggTAAACGTATTTAAGCTGTTGATTGTacagttaaaatgtgtttcattccatattttactgtttgaaAACGTTTTAACCTTTGAAGAAATTTTAATTTGTcttgaaaatttacatgaaaacactACATAAAATAAAGTTTCTGTGAcctattataaatattacaacATTGTTTTACATTATCAGCGCaacagtttgtgtatttaacatttaatgtgtATTTCTAGCAAAATGGAGTTCatagctgtcataaatattaaaccaTATGTTtgaaattaacacaaaagtacCTCGGATTGGTacaaattgttttgttttttttacatgaaatgaatgcaaaaatgttcttaaaatattttttgacattttccacgtacatttaactgtgaaaactAGTATTATTTTCAAGAAATAGACGCAAAAATTACAGTACTGATGGTAAATATATTATGGCATGTTTCCATAAAACAAAATAGTTGTCTCCTGATTAACTTATTTACAGTGATTCAGaaaatttacaaacattttctacagtgtagatcgatagatagatggatggatagatttgAGGAGGTGGAGTTCAGGAACTTTTTAATCCCTGcatgaaacagaaagcagcagaccTAAACGGTTTCTTATCTCCTGACAGCAGCCGTATGTTTTCTTCGTTTGCCTGACATTATCAGAGCTGCAGACAAGCCTCTTTCTTCACCCATGATAAGTATCCTCAGGCGGCTCAGCGGCCCATCCCCGGCAGTTTAAATGCAATTCAGCGCCTTTTTacatcacttaaaaaaaaagtcagaaaagctGCATGATGACACCTTTAAACCAGCTTTCACACACTCAAGTCCACTCCCTCTGAGCCACTTTAGGTCAAGTTTAGAAGCTCTCTGTGGAAGCTGAGGCCCTGCACAAGAAAGGTATAGTTGTATCTGGTGACAGGAAAAGAGGATGAGGAAACCTGTATTGGTGTAAAGGACAGTGGAAGAGTGTGGTTTCTCTGCTTCTTCAGATAAACCGTGAAAAGCTAAATCCCTGGCTTGATGTTTGGGGTTAGGTGGTGGGATGGCTGGCCATAAATCACACTCTGGTTGCAGCCGTAACCACAAAGAACGAGCTGCCATGAACACGTGATCCATAAAATGAACCGAACACTGAATGACTGGCAGGGCTGCTCTCCCTTTTCTAATGAAtatattctttattttcacaTGTACACATTTCAACAAATTCCATTTATCCTTGTTGTTTACAAGatgcagtttttttaaacaatgctTTCATACAACACGctcaaaatctaaaataaagagAGAAAGTGAAGTGATCTCCTGTCTTTAAGAAAGGAACAAAGAGAGCATAAATAAACAAGTGAGTACACTCCTGTGCAATGTCAGGTAAATACCAAATGAGTCCAAGTCGCATCACCTCACAATAACTGCATTAATTATTAAAAGaacagcaaacagacacacaccacagTTGAAACTCAGTCCAGCAAAAGTTACTACACCTTCCAGTTTAAATctttaaacctttatttttgatgacagacCCAGTCCCCATCTGCATTTCTACGGAGATGTTCatcattctgtttgtttttctttgctgaatGGGTTGTGTTGCTGTATATTTCTCTGAAAGCTGTTCTGCAGGATCCGTCTTTCCTCTTCAGAAACTCTTGTGATTTTGCCAGCGTGCTTTGGATTGTTGTCGTGCCTGAATGTTCCTCATGGAAGCTTCTGTAGACTGGGAGTCTTCTTGTCTGATTTCTTCAGACAGTCATGATGCATCTACAAATGACACCTTCCCAACACTTCATGCACTCAAGCAGCCCAACCTATCTgcgcttcactgtcaggattaTGTGTTCTTTAGCTAAATGTGAACGACCCCAACATGTTTGTTCAACCAAACAAATTGATCTTGGCTTCATCTGACCGAGAAACGTGGTTTTAATGTTCCTTTTTCACGTTCACAGGTCGACACTGATTTTATACGATGTCCTTCTCACTCTCCATCACAGAAACTCTAATTTCCAGTAATAACTCCCTGCCGATCTGATCGTCAGAATTCAAATTTGCAGGTGGTCCACCGTATGTGGCGTCACTTTAAGAGGataaaaactgcagctctgattagagGTACTTGGCTCATGTTGCACCTTTTGGTTACTACTGCGACCGTGATTCAACTGATTTTTACTTGGTCACTGATTGTCCCGTCTCCTTATCCATTGTTGTGAAGTCTCAGTCAAGCTTTTCAGGTCTTCtgaataataaacgcagcaagTAAATCCAAAACCGAAAAGGTCACAAGTCATTTTTGAGCCATGTTCAAGGAATTGGCTTCAGTGACCACAGGTGTTTTCACTCTCATTGCATCGAGTTTCGactttggtcgttttgttttcGATAAAGTCTTCCTggaattttttgcttttgacTATTCACCAGAGGGAAATACTCAAAGTATtgaagtgatattgcacagggtgtactcacttttgttgtatCGTGTAAGAAAGAAGAAACACATGCAAGACTAACAGCTCTGATGCTACAGACGTGTTTGTACAAGTGCGTCAGGAGTTTTCAACATGGCAGATACTGGACGAACTGATTAAAATTCCTTATTAGAGTAGTGCCATCTAAGCACATTTACTACGTTTTCAAGCAGCAGCCACCATCATAAGCTCCTTTAGAGAAACAATCACAGATATTTTATGCCCCCAGAAGCCTCAGCATTCAGTTCTAATACACTGCAAGACTGCACAAATAGTGTTTTGAGACTTTGCACGCAACTCTCTTACGCCAGATCTCTGCAttaaagctcagtgtggtgCAGATGAGACGATAACTATCTGATATCTGTAAACCTCTATCACTATTCAGCAGCACACACTGACAGGAGAGATAACTGACCACAGGCTGGTAAGAAAGCTGCAGCCCGGCCTGTTACAGTAAAAGGCTTTGGCATGCAAACATGAGGTTGCTATCGTTGTACAGAGGCGAGGATTCGTACTAACAAACAGTCAGTAGTCACCACGTGGACAGTGATGGTCAAATGGCACTGCATGTGACGATTAACagcaaaaaacccacaaaatttAGCAAGTTTTTTCCATTATAGAGTCGTGGTACAAACAAAGACACTTCAAATTTCGACACAGTTTTCAGAAGGGGTTGTCGGTTCAATactgaaatgtcaaaacaacacaaacaatcaAATGTACAATTAACTGCTGACAAAAGCGTGGCGCGATTAAAATTCCTAACTGCGTttatttgagcaaaaaaaaaggacaaatgctGCAGAAATGGGGGAATGAAGTCGTCGTTCTTCCTGATATTTTCAGCAGGACTTATTCGTTTTTCCCCCTTTCtgtgtacatacacacacacagaccgcGCTGCACTTCTACTAAACAGTCATTAtgtcagtaacacacacacacacacaaaaaaaaggtaatttaCCACTTAGTCAATACTCAGTTTTAGTAGGGTTGCCATGCCAACTGTTCTGCCGTGCTGCAGCCATGGGAGCGGTTTGGGTgcgtgttcatgtgtgtttgtgtgtttatcatGGTGAAAGCATGTGCAAGAGGGAGCGGGCATTAAAGAAAGAGTAGCACAAAGGAGTAAGCGAGGACATGAAGCAGGTCACGTGACCAACGACTTCCTCACGTTGGATGTGACGCATGTATGAGGACACAGCTCAGTATTTACCCTCAACATGAacccccacaaaaaaaaaaaaatggcagaagGCAGAGCTAGACtggatttgaaagaaaagtttgacattttgggagaTATGCTGATTAGTTTTCCACACATGCAAGCCATTTTTAAAGCcagaagggattattttcaagGAAGAAAGTtcctaaatatgtagctttgATGGAGAGAGATGAGTTTGTAGGGATTGAATCTTATGAAAAAAGAAGCAGGCTACGCTaggctaagctaggctaagctaacCACCTGCAAGCAGTAGGCATAAATCTAAACATTTCACACCTCTGTTCTATAATAAACTATTTCTATCCTGATTTGAGATTTTGGAATGTGTCCAGtgtatgttttctctttttctgtacattttttccacatttaagaAGATCCTCTTTCGTCACAATGCAAGCTCAGAGGTGTTTTCCAcaccaaaacaccaaactgTTCATCCCTCCAGTAGAGTATAGAGACTTTTAACATCTTTGCCAAGAAGCCCTGAAGCTGTTTTGGTTGCCTGTGGAGGGACAACACTTTACGAAGACACTGCTTTCTGTCACCCATCTGTTTTCACCCGGTGTTTTCTCATTTACCTATCACACAGAAAGCAGATTCCTGGTTTTCCCAAACTGTTAAACTTGTCCAGTAGGACTTCTAAAGCATAACATAACTTTACGCAAGATATAAAAAactattttctgcttttcctcaTCGGTCAGTCCAGAGAATGAAGCACTTTTGATGTGACTGGACAGCGTACCGCTCTCTGAAGCTGCTAAAACCCATCACTCTGAATAAAtgtaaggcaaaaaaaaaaaagaagtgctaCGGTTACAGAAGCATGACACCTTCTGTTTCTATGGTTCAGCAGTTTAAATAGCTGTTCATCAATCCAGTCTTGTCTGTCTCACCTCATGTAGCACAAATATGCAAGGCTGCTGTCGTAAAGCTGTGCCAAATGTTTCTACAAGGTAAACCAAAGCTGCATGAATCTCAAACGAAACAACAGATGACAAAGATGCAGCAGTTTAACTGCGACTTCAACATGTTTAgaatcactgtaaaaacattcaCCGACTGAATGGATGTTTCAGATACTGTAAATTTCAAAAGCAGATGTGGCAGCAGTGGTCAGAGTGCCAGGCAGTTTTTAGTGAACTATCAGCTCACAGCAGAACAGAGAGGTCAAgaccacagagacagagacagagagaaagggcCTCTCTCAGGGGAAAGATAGCAGGACTGGGGAGGAGAGGGCCCGACAGCGCTGATGAAGATTATCTCAGCTAACTGTCCTACGACTCGCTGCGGACAAAGCAGAACCTGGCGAGGCTCAGGTGAAAAGAGAAGAAGCAGCACTTCCCACGGATCAGGCACAGAGAAGAAGTTGTTTTTAATAAGGTGAATATtactctatgtgtgtgtgtgtgtgtgtgtgtgtgtgtgtgtgtgtgtgtgtgtgtgagacttgGTAAAAAGGAAGATGGTTTAGCAAGCACAACCCCCGTGGCTCTCTGACGATGAGTCTTTAAGGCTCTGGTTCCGGTGGTTGGCCACCAGGTTGACGTCTCCTTCCATGCTCTCGTTCATCTTCTCACAGATGACGTCCACCAGACGCTCGAACACCTGCTTCACGTTGATGTTGTCCTTAGCGCTGGCCTCAAAGAACTGAAAACCTGAGGGGTAGAAAGGGTACGCGAGGAGCTAAATGTGATTTCAATCGACGTGCAATTAAAAACAGACGTCTGGAAGCTAGAACATACATCGACCCAAAGCTAGAACCGTCTCCAGCTAACGAGATGAGGTTTTTACCTAACTCCTCCGCCAGCCGCTGGCCGTCTTCTGTGGGTATAAGCCTGTCGTCCTCCAGGTCACACTTGTTGCCAACCAGGATCACCTGAGCGTTGTCCCATGAGTACGTCTTTATCTGTGTCGCCCTGGAAGACAGAAGCAAAGGTGTCAAGTCTGCAAGATTAAAAGCAGGTAAAATACATGACATTTGTAAAATATGAACGAAAAACAACATACATTTATAACATTTGTTTAGTGCAATTAAAAGGAAAGAACATtagtatgtatatatgtgttaGCAACTATCAAATTATATTGTTTAGATAATACAACTTTGTGAAGGTCATCCAGACATGTTGAGTAACATTTGGTGAGAAtaaggtgaaaaaaataaaatactcaaAAAGTCCACAGAGAGTGCAGAgctccaccaaggatagagaggataacaggaaacccatgcagtaaaggatcatgagctggaatcaaacctgcgtctctgacacagttctgtttatgaagcaccttcttaaccagttgagctatctggacaccttgctccaatttgttggacgacatactaacctatgatgttttcgtcatattttggaccacatactaaaaaattcaaagtaatCCAGAaaccaggatcctttccggattgccaccaaaattaaatcagctcttcctcttaccatagtctacatcccctgaaaatttcatctgaatctgcccaggcgtttttgagttatcttgctaacagacagacagacagacgccgggtgtcacataacctccttggcggaggtaattatgCAAAAGTGGCAGAAATCTTTCCGGGAAGAAAGAGATGACATGTATGCACCCATGAAGCTGTGAGTCATTCTGAAAAGCAGAGGCAGATTGCTTTTACGCCTCACATTTCATAACTGACCACATGGTGGCGCTATTCATACCAAACGCTGTGATGGCTCTAAATAATGCACCTTGATTctaatatgttttttaaaaattttcttaTGAACTATTTATTGGATTTTAGTACTTTATGTGGCATTTGTTCTCTGGTCTTATTTTTCtcctgtgtttgttgtttttagatgttGACAGTGCACTTCTTGCACCTCTTTCCAATGTGGTTTTATACTGCAAATGACAAATAAACTGACAACTTCCCCATCTGTCTGTGGTCTAACttcacatttttccattaaagtcTTGAGAATTTTTTTAGATAAGCCAACAAACCCACACATCTGACCAGAAACCCAAGCTCCTGGTGTCGGTATTAACACTCTGAGCTTCACTTTGGGATCATTTTTAACTGTAGTATCGATGGAAACAGGTTAAGAGTGTTAGAGAGAAAACACCTCCAACTCACCAGTCCTGCACAGCGTTGAAGGAGTCCTGGTTGGTGATGTCATACATGAGCAGGAAGCCCATGGCTCCTCTGTAGTAGGCTGTGGTGATGGTTCGGTAGCGCTCCTGTCCTGCTGTATCCTGCATCCACACAAACACGTTTTAGAGAATGATCAGTCACCACATCCAAACTATTTTTCACATCTATTAAGGTGGGCAAgcaagcacaaaaaaacaaacaaacaaaaaaacagattttgaacCACAAGAGGGCACTATTGTCCAAATCATGTCAGCTTTGAGTCGCCAACAACAAACTCCAGGTGGAGCACATTCAGCAGTTTTATATTAGAGTGAGAGGTCTTTTCTAATGCCGTGCTTGAAttcagaaacatctggaaccaGAACGCAGACTTGTAGATGGACGGGTTATAAAGTGgtctatgttttattttctgatgcCCCCATGAAGAGGCTGAAAGACGAGTGAAATAAACCTTTACTGACATCAGCCATCATGTTGCATATAtagtacactcaacaaaaatataaacgcaacacttttgtttttgctccctttttttcttttttttttaattttgtgtttatttggaaAGGACAGAAAATAGTACAATTTAAATAACTCTTATAAATATAGACACTAAAGTCCTTCCATTTTcctaaaaaacagacaaataaacaaaaaaacaaaacaaaaacaaaacagaacctGGGGCTGACTGCCACTGCCTTATCAAGCAAGAGAATAGCACACTTTAGGTTACAAAACAATATTGCCAGTGAGATTAAATAAAATCTGCTCTTTTGGGGGTAACAAATACAGTATAATCCATTTGTTCCAGATCTTATAAAATTTGTCAATTTGAGTTCTTAGTTGATAAGTCAACTTTTCCATCCGAAATATCTCGAGAATTGTTCCAGTCCAATCATCTAAGGATGGCGGAACAGGGTTGAACCATCCtcgtgtaattttttttttttttttgctagccGCCAAAAGCAATTGAAACAACTTAATCCGACTTCTTTGTTCCAAAAAATACATACGGCCCAAATACAGAACATCAAAGCTCAAAGGAACTTGAGTATTGAAGACCTTACAGAGGGAAGCCTGGACCTCATTAGAAAGTGTGTAACTTGGGACGTTCCGAGAAaatttgctcccattttttatgagatgaactcaaagatctaaaacattttccacatacacaatatcaccatttctctctaatattgttcacaaatctttCTAAatctttgctgagataatccatcccacctcacaggtgtgccatatcaagatgctgattagacaccatgattagtgcacaggtgtgcttagactgcccacagtaaaaggacactctgaaaagcaaaggagaagtgctcactatcacagatttatgaacaatatttgagagaaatggtgatattgtgtatgtggaaaaagttttacatctttgagttcatctcataaaaaaatgggagcaaaaacaaaagtgttgcgtttatatttttgagtgtatATTCatctgaaatcattttaaactggATGTTGTAATACTATCACTTGCAATGGCAGAAGCTCAACATTAATTCAATATTTTATTATAGCTATTTATCAACTGATTTCCATTCATCGGTATTAAGAATTATCCCATATCTCTACCTAACTTGAAAAACACTActcaatgaatgaatggtttaTTTCAGTTACAATTTAATTTTGTGCATGCAACTGACAATTAATTATTAGACATTCTTGcagtaaatgttttttcccccaactcacaaaaaagaaacgaaaaattttaaaaaagaaaaatataacaaGGTCAGTAACCGAAAGAGGAATGGGCTGAAGCCGAGGCGTATTTCAGCCCATCATGTAAATAACTCAGAATATCAGGAATacaagaaatgaaagaaaaacacaaaacaagatttACTTCTTAATCATTTCACATTGTAATCCTTAAGTTTTTTACCTTTCAAACGCTTTTTTGAAACTCAACAGAGATCTACACAGTTTCTAATCATCACTAAGTCCATCCCATAATACGAAACACATCTGTATTTGACATTATTTCTCACATTACCTCTTTCAAAAACACCCAACCCtgttaaattatattttggTGTAGATGATGACAGATAATGGTCGGCATCAGTTTTAACTGCCGTAACACTGACAGCAAGTTTGTTATACTTAATCCGGGTCATCTAAAGCATTTTCTAACTAAATTCAAGTCAGTTTTATGTTTGGTTCCAACATTTGAGAAGGACAGCTGTGGATCCTGTGTAGACGGGCAAAGCTTTGAT
This window harbors:
- the rab3db gene encoding RAB3D, member RAS oncogene family, b yields the protein MASNDSRLQQQPSQKDAADQNFDYMFKLLIIGNSSVGKTSFLFRYADDSFTSAFVSTVGIDFKVKTVFRNDKRIKLQIWDTAGQERYRTITTAYYRGAMGFLLMYDITNQDSFNAVQDWATQIKTYSWDNAQVILVGNKCDLEDDRLIPTEDGQRLAEELGFQFFEASAKDNINVKQVFERLVDVICEKMNESMEGDVNLVANHRNQSLKDSSSESHGGCAC